The window TGTAGCAATTTTTATACTTGCTGGATTTCTAGTTTTCAATAATTCTACAACATGTTTTAAAGTACGACCTGTATCCATAATATCCTCAGCTATGAGTATATGTTTGTTTTCAATATTTTCTTCTAAATCTTTTATAATTCTAACAACACCTGAAGAAGTTGTGCTGTCACCATAACTTGAAACATCCATAAAATCAAAAGTAACCGGTAATTTGATATTTCTCGCAAGGTCAGACATAAATAATATAGCCCCTCTTAAAATACCTATCATAATAATATCATCATCAGGATTATAACTATGAGTTATTTCTTCCCCCATT of the Halanaerobiales bacterium genome contains:
- the hpt gene encoding hypoxanthine phosphoribosyltransferase; its protein translation is MSNKNVLDKDIAEVIITEKELDKRIKEMGEEITHSYNPDDDIIMIGILRGAILFMSDLARNIKLPVTFDFMDVSSYGDSTTSSGVVRIIKDLEENIENKHILIAEDIMDTGRTLKHVVELLKTRNPASIKIATLLDKPERRIQKEITADFNGFEVPDKFVVGYGLDYAEKYRNLPYIGVLKEEMYV